The Salvelinus alpinus chromosome 10, SLU_Salpinus.1, whole genome shotgun sequence genome includes the window ATCATGGACCAGGTTATGCAGTTCGTCGAGCCCAGCCGGCAGTTCGTCAAGGACTCAATAAGGCTCGTTAAGAGGTGCACAAAACCAGACAGGAAAGGTATGGTTATCAGTCACTGAGCTTTTTCTGTGTTTAGGTTACACGATCTGCTATCCTGTTTTAGGATCTTGTCTTTTCTCAGTTCACTGTCTGCTGAGTGAGTTTACACTCTCAAGCATAAAATCATTGCACAGTAGATTGTCAAAAGGGTTACTTGGGTAGCAAGTTAACTGACTGCAACCTTGCATAGCTGAGCAGCTACAGAGCATCATTAGTAGATGGATACCACTGATGATGAATCACTGATTGAATCTTGTGTTGACTTTATATGACCACAATCACATCTTCAGATATAACCAATCTCTTTTAGCATGACATTAAGTGAATGGAGCAGGCCTGTTTCTATTTTAAACCCcttgatgtaaaaaaaaacaacacatTGATCAAGAAGACTTGTGAAGCTCTGACTGGTTTTTCTGCCGTTGTCTGTTAAAGATTCTAATTGTACCATCTCTTCTGATCATTTATAGAATTCCAGAAGATCGCCATGGCAACAGCGATTGGGTTTGCCATCATGGGCTTCATTGGGTTCTTTGTCAAGCTCATCCACATCCCCATCAACAACATCATTGTGTAAGTAGGACCACACGACACACACCAGGAGTCAGACAGTAGGCAGTACTTTATGTACATTATTGGGAGAAAACACTTAAGTCCATTTGGCTTTGTTTGGTTAGCTAAGGTGCACTAGTGTTACCAAACTGCAAGCATCCAAAATGTgtaatgtaatcaaggtatgatgtGCATAGATGCATGTAGTAATGCCTTGGAAGATAGGTCTGCATTAATATCAAACATACTGCTGTTTTCCAgcactttgatttgattgaatgACTACACATGCCCTATTTCAAATCATAAGGAATAGTGGAGGACTGTAGACTTTTGGGTGAGAAACTTAATTAGCCTATGTGGccctgttcatgtgtt containing:
- the LOC139531554 gene encoding protein transport protein Sec61 subunit gamma — encoded protein: MDQVMQFVEPSRQFVKDSIRLVKRCTKPDRKEFQKIAMATAIGFAIMGFIGFFVKLIHIPINNIIVGG